A window of Castanea sativa cultivar Marrone di Chiusa Pesio chromosome 1, ASM4071231v1 contains these coding sequences:
- the LOC142641461 gene encoding phospholipase D alpha 1-like, producing MLQLLHGTLIASIFEVDRIHYECSLNLRKCGKRFLAKVKKLVLCRPEIFGSKLYATVDLDKARVARTRMVENQPSSPEWSESFRIYCAHYISHIVFTVKEDDPVGATLIGRAYVPVEEIIRGFVCEKWIDILDVDHNPIGSKIRVKLQFLSVAQDLHWSQGIKTQQFEGVPYTFFKQRKGCKVSLYQDAHVPEIFYPWINLSNGKYFEPKRCWIDIFDAISNAKHLIYIAGWSVYNEITLIRDPSKPKQDVPTLGMLLKKKAEEGVTVLVLVWDDRTSLMELRKDGLMATHDEDTEKYFQGTNVRCFLCPRNPDGGRSRIQGFEISTMFTHHQKTIVVDKEVTGGGSQKRRIASFIGGIDLCDGRYDTLEHPLFSTLSTIHHDDFHQPNFANASINKGGPREPWHDIHCQLEGPIAWDVLYNFEQRWTKQVGDKFLIPRAKLDEIIISPSPVSSDDPESWNVQLFRSIDGGAASGFPVTPTEAAAVGLVTGKDNIIDRGIQDAYINAIRRAKNFIYIENQYFIGSSYGWKSSDIKVEDINALHLIPKELSLKIVSKIEANERFVVYIVIPMWPEGIPESSSVQAILDWQRRTIEMMYIDINQALNRKGLQANPRKYLNFFCLGNREARREGEFVPTEKPEPDTDYSRAQQARRFMIYVHSKMMIVDDEYIIIGSANINQRSMDGARDSEIAMGAYQPRHLAAEGAARGQIYGLRIALWFEHLRFGVMDESFLHPESERCVDLMNKMAKDNWEIYMKETIDADMQGHLLPYPIQVTRDGKITTLSGFRFFPDTKASVLGAKSDYLLPILTT from the exons ATGCTGCAATTGCTCCATGGGACACTTATAGCATCAATTTTTGAAGTTGATAGGATACACTATGAATGCAGCCTCAATTTACGAAAG TGTGGAAAAAGGTTTCTAGCCAAAGTTAAGAAATTGGTGTTGTGCCGACCAGAG ATTTTTGGATCTAAACTCTATGCAACAGTGGATTTAGATAAGGCTAGGGTTGCACGAACTAGAATGGTCGAAAACCAACCCTCCAGTCCCGAGTGGTCAGAGTCCTTTCGCATATACTGTGCCCATTATATCTCACATATTGTATTCACAGTCAAAGAGGACGATCCTGTTGGGGCAACACTAATTGGAAGAGCTTATGTACCTGTTGAGGAAATCATAAGGGGGTTTGTGTGTGAGAAATGGATTGATATTTTGGATGTAGACCACAATCCTATAGGTTCTAAAATCCGTGTCAAGTTGCAGTTTTTGAGTGTTGCCCAAGACTTGCATTGGTCTCAGGGAATCAAAACGCAACAATTTGAGGGAGTTCCTTATACATTCTTCAAGCAAAGAAAAGGTTGCAAAGTTTCTCTGTACCAAGATGCCCATGTTCCAGAGATTTTTTATCCTTGGATAAACCTGTCCAATGGGAAGTATTTTGAGCCTAAGAGATGCTGGATAGACATCTTTGACGCAATAAGTAATGCAAAGCACCTAATTTACATAGCTGGATGGTCTGTGTATAATGAGATAACCTTAATAAGGGACCCGAGCAAGCCGAAGCAAGATGTCCCAACATTAGGGATGTTGCTTAAGAAGAAGGCTGAGGAAGGTGTCACGGTTCTCGTACTTGTTTGGGATGACAGAACTTCTCTTATGGAGCTGAGGAAGGATGGTTTGATGGCAACTCACGACGAAGATACTGAGAAATATTTTCAAGGCACAAATGTGCGTTGCTTTTTGTGCCCGCGTAATCCTGATGGTGGAAGAAGCAGAATTCAGGGGTTCGAGATTTCTACCATGTTTACTCACCATCAGAAGACCATAGTAGTTGACAAGGAAGTAACTGGTGGAGGATCACAAAAGCGAAGGATAGCAAGTTTCATTGGTGGTATTGATCTTTGTGATGGGAGATACGATACACTAGAACATCCCTTATTTAGTACTTTGAGCACAATCCACCATGATGATTTCCACCAACCCAACTTTGCAAATGCTTCTATCAACAAGGGTGGTCCAAGGGAGCCATGGCATGACATTCATTGCCAACTAGAAGGGCCGATTGCTTGGGATGTCTTATACAATTTTGAGCAGAGGTGGACTAAGCAGGTTGGGGACAAGTTCCTCATTCCTAGAGCCAAGCTTGATGAGATTATAATCTCCCCATCACCAGTATCATCAGATGACCCAGAATCATGGAATGTTCAGCTGTTCCGATCCATTGATGGCGGGGCGGCTTCTGGCTTTCCTGTAACACCTACAGAAGCTGCAGCAGTAGGCCTTGTTACTGGGAAGGATAACATCATCGACCGAGGAATTCAGGATGCATATATCAATGCTATTCGGCGAGCCAAAAATTTCATCTACATTGAGAATCAGTATTTTATTGGAAGTTCATATGGCTGGAAATCAAGTGACATTAAGGTAGAGGACATTAATGCTTTGCATCTTATACCAAAGGAGCTCTCACTAAAGATTGTTAGTAAAATTGAAGCAAATGAGAGGTTTGTTGTTTACATTGTGATCCCAATGTGGCCGGAAGGAATACCAGAGAGTTCTTCTGTTCAGGCAATATTAGATTGGCAGCGGAGGACAATAGAGATGATGTACATAGATATCAATCAAGCCCTTAATAGAAAGGGACTTCAGGCCAATCCCCGGAAATATCTAAATTTCTTCTGCCTTGGGAACCGAGAGGCAAGGAGAGAGGGGGAATTTGTACCTACAGAGAAACCAGAACCTGACACTGATTATAGTAGAGCTCAGCAAGCCCGTCGCTTCATGATATATGTTCATTCAAAGATGATGATAG TTGACGATGAATATATAATCATTGGATCCGCAAACATCAACCAGAGGTCAATGGATGGAGCAAGGGACTCTGAGATTGCGATGGGAGCATATCAACCAAGACATTTAGCCGCTGAAGGAGCGGCAAGGGGCCAAATCTATGGACTCCGAATAGCATTATGGTTTGAACACCTTCGATTTGGAGTGATGGACGAGTCCTTCCTTCATCCAGAAAGTGAGAGATGTGTCGATCTAATGAATAAGATGGCTAAGGATAATTGGGAAATATACATGAAGGAGACAATTGATGCAGACATGCAAGGACATCTACTCCCTTATCCCATCCAAGTAACTAGGGATGGAAAGATTACAACACTGTCAGGGTTTAGATTCTTCCCTGATACCAAAGCTTCTGTTTTGGGTGCCAAATCTGATTACCTTCTTCCAATCCTTACCACTTAG